A genomic window from Flavobacterium phycosphaerae includes:
- a CDS encoding AIR synthase related protein, producing MSSDNSQRYNLRGVSASKEDVHNAIKNIDKGLFPKAFCKIVPDYLTNDEDYCLIMHADGAGTKSSLAYMYWKETGDLSVWKGIAQDALIMNIDDLLCVGATDNILLSSTIGRNKNLIPAEVLSAIINGTEELIAELKNFGVTIHSTGGETADVGDLVRTIIVDSTVTARMKRSAVVDNANIQAGDVIVGLASFGQAHYEKEYNGGMGSNGLTSARHDVFANYLAQKYPESFDAMVPNDLVYSGQTQLTDAVADSPIDAGKLVLSPTRTYAPIIKSILDKYTPKEIHGMVHCSGGAQTKVLHFVDNVHVIKDNLFPVPPLFKLIQEQSKTNWKEMYQVFNCGHRMELYVPKAIASDIIEIAKSFGVEAQIVGRVEASENKKLTIKSEFGLFEY from the coding sequence ATGAGCTCTGATAACAGCCAACGCTACAACTTGCGCGGAGTTTCGGCTTCCAAAGAAGACGTGCACAACGCCATCAAAAACATCGATAAAGGTTTATTTCCCAAAGCTTTCTGCAAAATTGTTCCCGATTATTTGACTAATGACGAAGACTATTGTCTAATCATGCACGCCGACGGTGCCGGAACCAAATCGTCACTGGCCTATATGTATTGGAAAGAAACTGGCGATTTATCCGTCTGGAAAGGCATTGCACAAGACGCTCTGATAATGAATATTGATGACCTGCTTTGCGTAGGCGCTACCGATAATATTTTATTGTCTTCCACTATCGGAAGAAATAAAAACCTAATTCCGGCCGAAGTGCTATCCGCCATCATCAACGGAACAGAAGAACTTATCGCCGAGTTAAAAAACTTCGGAGTAACCATTCATTCTACAGGTGGCGAAACGGCTGATGTAGGCGATTTAGTCCGAACCATTATTGTAGATTCAACTGTTACCGCTCGCATGAAACGTTCAGCTGTGGTTGATAATGCCAATATCCAAGCCGGAGATGTAATCGTTGGTTTAGCTTCTTTCGGTCAGGCCCATTACGAAAAAGAATATAACGGAGGCATGGGCAGCAACGGTTTGACTTCCGCGCGTCACGATGTTTTTGCTAATTATTTAGCCCAAAAATACCCGGAAAGTTTTGATGCCATGGTACCTAATGACTTAGTGTATTCCGGACAAACCCAATTGACTGATGCCGTTGCCGATTCCCCAATTGACGCCGGGAAATTAGTCCTTTCACCAACCCGAACTTATGCTCCGATTATCAAATCAATTTTAGATAAATACACTCCAAAAGAAATTCACGGCATGGTGCATTGCAGTGGTGGTGCCCAAACCAAAGTGCTTCATTTTGTGGATAACGTGCATGTAATCAAAGATAATCTGTTTCCCGTTCCGCCTTTATTCAAACTAATACAAGAACAATCCAAAACCAATTGGAAAGAAATGTACCAAGTCTTTAACTGTGGTCACCGAATGGAATTGTATGTGCCCAAGGCAATCGCTTCGGATATCATTGAAATAGCAAAATCCTTTGGTGTAGAGGCTCAAATTGTAGGTAGGGTAGAAGCTTCCGAAAATAAAAAACTCACCATCAAAAGCGAATTCGGTCTTTTTGAATACTAA